cttgaaaaataaaacaaataatagtGAATTGAATTGAAAGATAAATTATTAATTGGATGAAGTACTGCTTGAAaaccttttttcagtgtagtttttctttgtttttgtgcTCTCCAATGGCTTTACACAATTATCCCTCACTCGCTTGTTTTCCTGTTGCTTGTTCTTTTGCCCCAGGCAATTTAAAGACTACAAAAGAGGAGTTGTCATCTAACCCTTCTTTCTTCACTGGAAAAGGTGTGAACTTgcacttctctctctctctctctctatctctccctcCAATGtctctctctttatctctctaAAGTGATGGGATTGATTATATGGTTGTGGCTGGTGGCAAACATAGTTGAGATGGTCAGGAATTGTGGTGCAGGCCTGTCCTGTGATCTAAATGGAAGATATTTTTCAGAGAGCATGTATAAAGAGGGAGATGTGATAATTGGGGGCCTGTTTCCAGTTCATAATGAAGCACCAGAACCTGATCATGCTTTTACTGAGACACAGTCTGATGCTCACTGCCAGGGGTAAGTATAATGAGACCGTTTAAAAATGAACTATAAGGCAATTTGTAGAGTTTTAGAattgtttatttgtatttatttgtagaaCTATTTATACattcaaaatgtcaaaatggtTTATCATGGATGGGCTTTGTTAACTGTAATTACATAGCCTCACCCTCACTTTCTACTCAGCCTAAAAtacctttattttattttttatttaataaactaATTTATGTTGcctgaaacaatattttaattgtgCATATTCCAACATACTAGGATTTCATATCACATGAGGATGTATCAAATCATATATATTGTTTTCCCTCCATATAGATTATGAACTGACCCAATTCATTTATTCCTCAAACTATAAAACCTGACATTTTATCTCTTTTAGTGTTGACCTTCGTTCATACCGCTGGCTCAAAGCTATGATCTTCACTGTGGAGGAGATTAATCGGGACCCTGTTCTGCTACCCAACATTACTTTGGGGTACCTGGTAGCCGATACCTGCCTAGCTGAGGGCACAACACTGAGTGCTGCTTTAGCTCTGGTAACAGGGCAGGAGGAGACAGTGTCGGGCACAGAGTGCAACAGGTCTCCAATGGTGCCTGTCATTGTCGGTGACGCTCGTTCCTCTGCCTCAATAGTGGTGGCTGACACGCTGGGAGTTTTTGATATCCCCATGGTATAATGAATTAATACTCAAAGACCCATTCGTTGATTAtttctttctattttttttctatgtaattatttatttctatttgaTAATTTTTGGCTAATTGATAAAAaatttactacatacagtattGAGAGTCAatggttcataaacttttgGAATGggcatttttttataaattcaggAATGTTTTTTCTTGTGgactatatttaatatatatatatatatatatatatatatatatgtgtgtgtgtgtgtgtgtgtgtgtgtgtgtgtgtgtgtgtgtgtgtgtgtgtggtgtgtaaAATATCTTGTTCAGGacaccactaaataaaaaataacacattttgtatgatctctttcattttgttttattttcataatatgATGTGTCGCGTATGTGTAGCAATTTAGCTAAAGTGTCTCTAAGCATAAAATTTGCtttattttataaagttttttttattattatttatttttttttaacttgccTTAACTTGTGCTTTGTCTGCCCAGGTGAGTTATTTCGCTTCCTGTGCTTGTCTGAGTGACAGTCGCAGATTTCACTCTTTCCTGCGCACTGTTCCCAGTGATGCCTTCCAAGCCAAGGCCATGGGCCGTCTGCTGCGACTGCTGGACTGGACCTGGGTAGGGGTGGTTGCAGGGGATGATGAATATGGTAAAAGTGGTGTGCAGCTGCTCTTGAAAGAACTGGCACATTTAGGAATCTGTTTGGACTACTTGGAATTCATTCCTAAATCACACTCACAAAGCAGGATCAGGCGAACTGTGGAGAGGATCAAGAGTTCCACAGCTCATGTGGTGGTGACATTTGCCATTGCCCCTGACATAGCAGCCCTTTTCAAGGAAGCGGTGCTGCAGAATGTAACCAACAGGCAGTGGATAGCCACAGAGGCCTGGAGCACCTCTATTCAGTTCTTTGACCAAGAAAGCATTCCTCTTCTATCTGGTACAATTGGCTTTGCGTTGCGCCGAGCTGATATTTGGGGTCTTGGTGCTTATCTTGCCCAGCTCAGCCCTGTGAAGCAGCCAAATGAACCGTTTGTAAAAGATGTATGGGAAGAAATATTTGGTTGTTCGCTGGCACAGGACTGGCAGCCTTCATTTAAAATACCAAAGTGCACAGGCTCAGAGAGTTTGGAGAAACATGGTGGCATCTACACAGATGTTTCACAGTTGAGAGTTACTTACAATGTGTATAAGGCTGTGTATGCTATTGCCAATGCTATTCACAACATGATAGCCTGTCAGCCTCGTAGATGGCCATTTGAAAATGGAGAATGTCCTGATGTGACTCAAATTAATCCCAGACAGGTAGgagtttaattattttttatgtaagcaATGCTTTTTAAATTAATCACTGCTGTAGATAATctgtgcattttttctttcacagCTTCTGTACTACTTAAAAGCAATAAACTTCACAACACCAGTGGGTGATCTGGTTTATTTTGAAGATAATGGCGAGCCATCTGCTTCTTATGACATTATGAACTGGCATGTTGATGAAAGTGGAACAGTGAATTTCATCCAGGTTGGACAGTTTGATGCAGGCAAAGGACCAGGCAAGGAGCTGAACATAAACCTTAAGAAAGTGGTTTGGGGTGGGGGCTGGGCTGACAAAGTAAGAATCCAgtaaattttaatttattatataatttaaaatgtttttattttaaatatgtttgtgACATCTGTAGTGACCACCCAGTCACATGCCTTGAAACATAGATTCACCTCTCACGATAGAGTCAGCAATATTTCTTTTATCTCTTCAGCCAAAGATTAAGAGATTGAAGAATATTacataataattacaaaaatgCATTATACAGCAAGAAGAAAATATCTTGCTATACCGTTGCAAGtgaaagttatgaagttagttttgATAGTTATAATATAGATTATATATAGTCATACAGACACTCAGACATGTAAGATCTAGTGTAGTAATTTTTAAAGCTTTAACTACTGATGACAAatcttatttatattatatctgTATATATTATCTGTATataattatgttaatttaaactaaatgtttaataataattgttaaaCTAAAATTGCTCATGTGTACTGGATTAGgtgtataataattatataaatcatGTATAAATCATTATAATGAATAATCATCACAATAAATTCACACATCCATACAGATAGTGGCAGAACACCTCAGTtacctttcagtcggtcacgttcgatgTACATGGGACGTCACCGatgaattgggatcacttcagGGAACCCCTTTCAACTTCGAGATGTAGAGAACAGAccaatgaacattggcatgTGAGATTTTAATATCACACTACGCCCTGCAGTATATAGCGGAAGAGATCGCAATGCACTgttgtcattcacttcggagccgaacagcgTTGACGAAGCATTACTCAACTGCCTCAATACtcaacaagagagagagagagagagagagagagagagagagagagagagagagagagagagagagagagagagagagagagagagagagagagagagcatgggcgtagattacgcgggggacgcgggggacgtgtccccctcacttttaataaaattttcgtcccccgcacttttactgggtctccccgatcctagtcgacccgctccgagcgggattcgaacctgcgcgagggcgggcaagttaacagggacgctaaaaaaacagctttctctaatctcggttgagagcgcgcttcttgaggtcacgggcaaatgtatttacatagaaaccaaagtgaatacatcaagatttaaattcagagacaaaaaatgatCTATGCAGGACCTGTAATTTTATTcgaatctaaatatgaggagggcgcgctctcacagaaagaccaaaagcggattcgtagaggtAATACCTCTGGAGCTGTAGctgagctgaaggaaaacaatcgttatgagtgatgaaacgtgacgacgacaatcagacgattgcgacaatatatgctttatgtgtgtttttcaagtcatctcaatgtaggctatttattgacaataaagtaggctatatgaataatgcagcttttaatgtttagtatcttctgctcaccaaggctgcatttatgtaatcaaaaatagttaaaacagtactattttgaaatattattacaaattaaaacagctttttttctatgtgaatatatatagtaatttattcctgtgatcaaagctgaatttataatcattactccagtcttcagtgtcacaagatccttcactaatcgttATAACCAAGATATAATAATCAAGATATAATCAAGAtataagatataaaaaataattttataatcaagaaacatttataattattatctgtgttgaaaacagttgtgctgcttaa
The nucleotide sequence above comes from Pseudorasbora parva isolate DD20220531a chromosome 16, ASM2467924v1, whole genome shotgun sequence. Encoded proteins:
- the LOC137043581 gene encoding extracellular calcium-sensing receptor-like, with protein sequence MVRNCGAGLSCDLNGRYFSESMYKEGDVIIGGLFPVHNEAPEPDHAFTETQSDAHCQGVDLRSYRWLKAMIFTVEEINRDPVLLPNITLGYLVADTCLAEGTTLSAALALVTGQEETVSGTECNRSPMVPVIVGDARSSASIVVADTLGVFDIPMVSYFASCACLSDSRRFHSFLRTVPSDAFQAKAMGRLLRLLDWTWVGVVAGDDEYGKSGVQLLLKELAHLGICLDYLEFIPKSHSQSRIRRTVERIKSSTAHVVVTFAIAPDIAALFKEAVLQNVTNRQWIATEAWSTSIQFFDQESIPLLSGTIGFALRRADIWGLGAYLAQLSPVKQPNEPFVKDVWEEIFGCSLAQDWQPSFKIPKCTGSESLEKHGGIYTDVSQLRVTYNVYKAVYAIANAIHNMIACQPRRWPFENGECPDVTQINPRQLLYYLKAINFTTPVGDLVYFEDNGEPSASYDIMNWHVDESGTVNFIQVGQFDAGKGPGKELNINLKKVVWGGGWADKVPLSVCSVSCLPGTRKAVQKGKPICCFDCLPCAAGEVSNTTDSTECTRCPERFWSNTEKTRCIPKVVEFLSMQDTMGIVLTVLSVTGATLTTTVLAAFFHHRDTALVRANNSELSFLLLVSLTLCFLCALVFIGRPAPWNCMLRHTLFGVSFVICIACVLSKTVVVLVAFRATLPGSNLMQYFGPIQQRAGIFLCTLIQVVICLLWLLLAPPLPTESAGELGARVILQCTVGSVVGFVLVLGYIGLLAVVCFLLAFFARKLPDYFNEAKFITFSMLIFCVVWIAFVPAYVSSPGKYTVAVEIFAILASSYGMLLCIFTPKCYIILLKPEKNTKKNMMAR